A single Sciurus carolinensis chromosome 15, mSciCar1.2, whole genome shotgun sequence DNA region contains:
- the Timm21 gene encoding mitochondrial import inner membrane translocase subunit Tim21, with amino-acid sequence MIRALLRALQLHRSSGRQLLLPHLGLHRAAVKTQPSLRWELREQKKTVRPRPVLGLAQKTIWTQGPGPCRAQEDSSKQVSVHRGQSAETAVSTSQKVKEAGRDFTYLVIVVVGISITGGLFYAIFKELFSSSSPSKVYGKALEKCRSHPEVVSVFGEPVRGYGEMTRRGRRQHVSFIEYVRDGLKHLRVKFYIEGSEPGKQGTVYAEVKENPEGGKYEFQYIFVEVESYPRRTIVIEDNRVQDN; translated from the exons ATGATTCGTGCGCTCCTACGAGCTCTGCAGCTGCACAGGTCCTCGGGGAGGCAGCTGCTGTTGCCACACCTCGGGCTTCATAGAGCTGCTGTGAAGACTCAGCCCAGTTTGAGGTGGGAGCTGCGAGAGCAGAAGAAAACGGTGCGACCTAGACCCGTCCTTGGACTCGCCCAGAAAACGATCTGGACACAGGGACCGGGCCCCTGCAGAGCACAGGAGGACAGCAGCAAGCAGGTGTCAGTGCACAGAGGTCAGAGCGCGGAAACCGCAGTCTCAACCTCTCAGAAAG TGAAAGAAGCTGGAAGAGATTTCACCTACTTAGTCATCGTGGTGGTTGGAATCAGCATAACAG GTGGCTTGTTCTACGCgattttcaaagaacttttttcTTCATCCAGTCCTAGTAAGGTATATGGGAAAGCCTTAGAAAAATGCAGATCACATCCCGAG GTGGTCAGTGTCTTTGGTGAGCCTGTTAGAGGCTATGGGGAGATGACACGTCGCGGGCGGAGACAGCACGTCAG TTTTATTGAATATGTAAGAGATGGGCTGAAACATTTGCGAGTGAAGTTCTACATTGAAGGCTCCGAGCCAGGGAAGCAAGGAACGGTGTATGCGGAAGTGAAAGAG aatccaGAGGGTGGCAAATATGAATTTCAGTATATATTTGTGGAAGTAGAATCCTATCCTAGAAGAACTATTGTGATTGAAGATAATCGAGTCCAAGATAATTGA